From Mucilaginibacter rubeus, a single genomic window includes:
- the ftsA gene encoding cell division protein FtsA, whose protein sequence is MDKSSTQEKSSPIVVGLDIGTTKICAIVGRRSKNGKIEVLGIGKAESAGVTRGVVSNIDKTVQGIHQAVDVAGSQSNVEIRVVNVGIAGQHIKSLQHRGLITRRDLQSEIGRKDIDKLIEDMYNLVMPPGEEIIHVLPQEFTVDNEPGIKDPIGMAGVRLEANFHIISGQVTAIKNIVKCVNKASLESQELILEPLASSESVLSEEEKEAGVVLVDIGGGTTDVAIFHEGIIRHTAVIPFGGNSVTEDIREGCSVMRNIAEQLKVRFGSALADENKENEIVCVPGLRGREPKEISVKNLAYVIQARMEEIVEHVYYEIKSSGYEKKLIAGIVITGGGAQLKHLRQLVEFVTGLDCRVGYPTEHLAKNEVLPKGTYEELQSPTFATGIGLLIKGIQKMEYMNEAIPAEVKTAKPKFDTKSKEGGLLDRLLKKSITFIKDDIKDEDFLK, encoded by the coding sequence ATGGACAAAAGCTCAACTCAGGAAAAAAGTTCGCCAATTGTAGTAGGATTGGATATCGGGACTACCAAGATATGTGCCATTGTCGGGCGCAGGAGCAAGAACGGGAAGATTGAGGTTTTAGGAATTGGCAAGGCCGAATCTGCCGGCGTAACGCGCGGTGTGGTTTCAAATATAGATAAAACAGTACAGGGCATTCATCAGGCGGTGGATGTAGCAGGATCGCAATCAAATGTGGAGATCAGGGTAGTGAACGTGGGTATTGCGGGTCAGCACATTAAAAGTTTACAGCACCGTGGTTTAATCACCCGTCGCGATCTGCAATCAGAGATCGGTCGTAAAGATATTGATAAACTGATAGAGGATATGTATAACCTGGTAATGCCTCCGGGCGAGGAGATCATCCACGTATTGCCGCAGGAATTTACGGTAGATAATGAGCCGGGTATCAAAGACCCTATTGGTATGGCGGGTGTTAGGCTTGAGGCTAACTTCCATATTATATCTGGTCAGGTAACCGCTATCAAAAACATTGTAAAATGTGTTAACAAGGCCAGCCTGGAAAGCCAGGAACTGATCCTTGAGCCGCTGGCATCTTCAGAATCTGTTTTGAGCGAAGAGGAAAAAGAAGCCGGTGTGGTTTTGGTTGATATTGGTGGCGGCACTACCGATGTGGCTATCTTCCACGAAGGCATCATTCGCCATACAGCCGTTATCCCTTTCGGCGGTAATAGCGTAACTGAGGATATCCGCGAAGGCTGTTCTGTAATGCGCAACATCGCGGAGCAATTGAAAGTAAGGTTTGGATCTGCCCTGGCCGATGAGAACAAGGAAAATGAGATAGTATGTGTTCCGGGTTTACGTGGCAGGGAGCCTAAAGAAATTTCGGTGAAAAACCTGGCTTATGTAATTCAAGCCCGTATGGAAGAGATCGTAGAGCATGTTTACTACGAGATCAAATCATCAGGCTACGAGAAAAAGCTGATTGCAGGTATCGTGATAACCGGTGGTGGCGCACAGCTGAAACACTTGCGTCAGTTGGTTGAGTTTGTAACCGGTTTGGATTGCCGTGTGGGTTACCCTACCGAGCACCTGGCTAAAAACGAAGTGTTGCCAAAAGGAACATACGAAGAATTGCAAAGTCCGACTTTTGCTACCGGTATTGGTTTGTTGATTAAAGGTATCCAGAAAATGGAATACATGAATGAAGCGATCCCTGCTGAAGTAAAAACGGCTAAGCCAAAATTTGATACAAAAAGTAAAGAAGGTGGTTTGTTAGACAGGCTGCTGAAAAAGAGTATAACATTTATTAAGGATGACATTAAGGATGAGGACTTTCTGAAATAA
- a CDS encoding cell division protein FtsQ/DivIB, whose translation MNKKLIWKRLLIGCAWVICLGGLVVLMSFIETKKADVRCTSVNVSIPGGQYFIDKQEVDHIIEVTSHSLVGRRVENINIQELEDKLKANPFIEFAKVYTEMDGVLRVEVSQRQPILRIMNRYDMDFYVDQHGLKIPLSSNFTARVLVANGFIDELFTNRVDSLHTRLAKDLFRAADYIRKDSLWDAQIAQMYVNNEREIELIPRVGNQRILIGNADSLNVKLNNLQAFYKQVLPKVGWNTYKVINVKYTNQVIGIKNENIKADSIKAAKTAKEDSLRTKRDTSQIKL comes from the coding sequence ATGAATAAAAAACTCATTTGGAAGCGCCTGCTGATAGGTTGTGCCTGGGTAATATGCCTTGGTGGCCTTGTGGTGCTCATGAGTTTTATTGAAACAAAAAAAGCGGATGTTAGGTGTACTTCGGTAAATGTGAGCATTCCTGGCGGTCAGTATTTTATTGACAAGCAGGAAGTTGATCACATTATTGAAGTTACCAGTCACTCGCTGGTAGGCAGACGTGTCGAGAATATTAATATCCAGGAGCTGGAGGATAAGCTTAAGGCTAACCCTTTTATTGAGTTTGCCAAGGTTTATACCGAAATGGACGGGGTATTAAGGGTTGAGGTAAGTCAGCGCCAGCCGATACTGCGGATCATGAACCGTTATGATATGGATTTTTATGTAGATCAGCATGGTTTAAAAATTCCGCTATCATCAAACTTTACCGCAAGGGTATTGGTGGCAAATGGTTTCATTGACGAGTTGTTTACTAACCGTGTTGATTCATTGCATACCAGGTTGGCGAAAGATTTGTTCAGGGCAGCAGATTATATCCGTAAGGATTCGCTTTGGGACGCGCAGATAGCACAGATGTATGTGAACAACGAGCGTGAGATTGAACTGATCCCGAGGGTAGGCAACCAAAGGATCCTGATAGGTAACGCCGACTCGCTTAACGTGAAGCTGAACAACCTCCAGGCTTTTTACAAGCAGGTGTTGCCAAAGGTAGGCTGGAATACTTATAAAGTGATCAATGTAAAATATACCAACCAGGTTATTGGTATAAAAAATGAAAATATAAAAGCAGATTCGATTAAAGCGGCTAAGACTGCCAAAGAGGATTCGCTCAGGACGAAAAGGGATACATCTCAAATTAAATTGTAA